In Saccharicrinis fermentans DSM 9555 = JCM 21142, a genomic segment contains:
- a CDS encoding rhomboid family intramembrane serine protease has protein sequence MNVLIILIAAIGIVSSIAFSQPHIFDKYKFNAYQIIHRKEYIRLLSHGFIHGSWTHLLVNMFVLYSFGNAVIYYFNQAFSGRGNIMFLILFFAGLVFSSMYSLFKEKDNPYYSSIGASGAVSAVVFASIFFAPYAKLYLFFAIPIPGIIFGVAYLVYSRIMAQRNIDNVGHDAHFWGAIFGFVFPIIYKPSLFLHFIHELMPFLK, from the coding sequence ATGAATGTACTTATAATACTTATAGCGGCCATTGGAATTGTGAGTTCTATAGCTTTTAGCCAGCCCCATATTTTTGACAAATACAAATTCAACGCTTACCAGATCATTCATCGAAAAGAATATATCCGGCTACTTTCTCATGGTTTTATTCATGGATCCTGGACACACCTTCTAGTAAATATGTTTGTACTCTATTCATTTGGGAATGCTGTCATATATTATTTCAATCAGGCTTTTTCAGGTAGAGGAAATATCATGTTTTTAATTTTATTCTTTGCTGGTTTGGTTTTTTCAAGCATGTATTCTCTATTTAAAGAAAAGGACAATCCTTATTATAGTTCCATTGGCGCTTCCGGCGCAGTATCCGCAGTAGTTTTTGCGAGTATCTTTTTTGCTCCTTATGCAAAACTATATTTATTTTTTGCCATCCCTATTCCCGGAATTATTTTTGGGGTTGCTTATTTGGTATACTCAAGAATTATGGCACAACGAAATATTGATAACGTAGGGCACGATGCTCATTTTTGGGGAGCTATTTTCGGTTTTGTTTTTCCAATTATCTATAAACCATCTCTTTTCTTACATTTTATTCATGAATTAATGCCGTTTTTAAAATGA